The Felis catus isolate Fca126 chromosome C2, F.catus_Fca126_mat1.0, whole genome shotgun sequence genomic sequence aagaaaTTCTGTGTTTATGggctggaagaattaatattgttaaatgtccatactactcaaagccatCTACAAATTCAAGGTTATCTCTAttaaaatcccaatggcatttttcacagaactagaacaaataaatttaaaatttgtacggaaccataaaagaccccaaatagccaaagcaattgtGGGAAAGAAGAACGAAGCAGGCAGCATCTCATCCCctcatttcaaactatattataaagctatagtaattaaaacagtacagtactggcataaaaacagacacggAGCTCAGTGGACGAGGACAGAGCcaagaaataaacctatgcatagatggtcaattaatttacaacaaaggagccaaaaaCATACAACAGAGGAAAGgctagtctcttcaataagttgGGTcaggaaaattggacagccatGTGCAAAAGACTGAAACTGGACTGCCatcttataccatacaaaaaattaactcaaaatggattaaaaaacttgaatataagacctaaaaacataaaactcctagaagagaacataggcagtcaGCTCCTTGACACAGGTCTTGGTGACAAtttttgaatctgacaccaaaagcaaaacaacaatcACAAAAGTAAACAGGTGgcactacatcaaactaaaaggattctggacagtgaaggaaaccatcaagaaaatggaaaggcaacgtactaaatgagagaaaatatttgatcTGATATGTCGATAAGGGCTAATATCTGAAAAGGGGCtactatacaaaatatataaggaattcatataactcaacagcaaaaagaaaaaaaatccaattaaaaaatgggcagaatactcATTTTTTCCCAAAGATATGCAGATGGCCAATAGGTCCATGAGAAGATGCTTtccatcattaatcatcagataaatgcacatcaaaaccaaaatgaaatatccACTAACAgatgttagaatgactattatcttaaaaacaaaaacactagaaataacaaacgtcggtgaggatgtggagaaaagggagcccatgtgcactgctggtgggaatgtaaactggtgcagccactatagaaaataaTGTGGAGGCTCCTTGAAACATTACAAATAGAAccaccatacaatccagcaattccacttctgggtatttatccaaagaaagcaaaaacataagCTCAAAAAGATGTAagtacccccatgttcactgcagcattatttacaatagccaagatatggaaataacgtAAGTGTCCATAAaaaactgaatggataaagaaattgtaatacacaaacacacacagacgaatatcattcagccataaaaaagaatgaaaacttgctatttgtgacaacatgcatggacttgagaacattatgccaagtgaaagaagtcagagaaagacaaataccataatgATCTTGCTcgtatgtgaaatctaaaaataagtaaaaatttaaaaccaaactcataggggcgcctgggtggcgcagtcggttaggcgtccgacttcagccaggtcacgatctcgcggtctgtgggttcgagccccgcgtcgggctctgggctgatggctcggagcctggagcctgtttccgattctgtgtctccctctctctctgcccctccccctttcatgctctgtctctctctgtcccaaaaataaataaaaaacgttgaaaaaaaataaaaaataaaaaataaaaaaaaaaccaaactcatagatacagagaacagattggtggctgccagaggtagggtggggcggggcgggggggggggtggggagggtggtggtgatgacTGGGAAAAACCGATGAActgtttttgtttgggttttttcacttaactaaattttaaaaagaaaagaaaagaacagtgaggtgtctgggtggctcagtcagttaagcatcccactcgtattcagttcaggtcatgatctcacggttcgtgggttccagccccacgtcggtctctgcactgttagcgtagagcccgcttgggattctctctctctgcccttcctccagttgctcgctctccctctcaaaaataaatttaaaaaataaacttaaaaaaataaagaaaagaatggttacctgtggagagagaagggggccaGATATATATAGAATACAGAGAACAGGCATACGCTTTCATTATAGACCATTTTCTCACTatacttttttatgttatttgatCCTTAAACTGTGTGCAAAGATGGACTcggattttttttctaagtaaaagttaaatttaaagcttatttttttaaagccaaaatttGACAGATGGCAACAGCTGCACTAATTCGCAAAGCGTGAGAAAGTGGTCTTCGGGCACACAGAAAAGCATGCCCAAAGGTAAAATATGGAGAAGAACAAGCCTACGTTGAGCTCGTCTATGACACAGGCAGAACTGGAGGAGGTATCGCTGGGACAACGGGCAGCCACCGGAGGTACTCAGGAGGAGAAGTGGTATGATCACATCCTCattccaaaatagaaaagaactcTGACAAGAAGAGATGAGTAGCTTAGAAAAAAGACCAGCAGCAAAGACATCAGTTGGGAAGTTAACCCAAAAGACCAGACCACATGAAAGACGGTGGCCAGACTGTGGCAACAGCAGCGGGGTTAGAAACATGCAGCACAGCTCAGTGGGAAGCCATGTCCTGAGAGTCCTACATGTCAGGTACTGTGCTGCTAGTACACATTTAAAGGGAGACACGGGATTTCTCTGCCTAGTAACTCAGGGGAACATAAGTCGATCACATGCCCTAAAACGTGTGGTGATGCCTATGTGTGAGGGGCTGAGAAGGACAGAGGTGTGAATAAAGGATGACAAAAGTTCCCAGCATCTTCAAACGCAGCGAAGAATAGTAAGAATGTTACCTAAGACAGCAaagtcaggaaaatgaaaatgtctctGTGCTCTACTTTGCTATCGACAAGTCACAAAACTGTTTTGATGGATGACAAAAATACAGCATTCTACAAGGTCATCATTCGGACACATCAGCAATCTGATTAATAGTTTTTCAGAGGGTGAAAACACACCACTATGTAAGATACACAAATCCCAGGTAAAattctggaaattttaaaatgggagaaTGGTAGAGACTATGACTCAGAATTAAAGGAATATGGTATTTGGTAAGAATTGCCAGGATCTCCCTTAGTAGTATCTGtaacttttgaaaagaaattcttCGAGACAGAGTGTGTATTTGGAGTGTTCAGATGGGGACCGCCTATTTATCACAAAGTCAGCCGTGGACCTGGCAGTTGGAAAGTCTGAGGCTACGCTGCAGAATGCAGTAGCCACAAGCCGCCCCACTGTGGCCACGAGCACTGGAAATGCAGCCTATCCAAACTGATACGGGCtgcaatatgtttttatatttgcaGCTCGCATCAGTTTGGATTGGCTGCATTTCCAGTGCTCGTGGCCACAGTTCTGGGGTGgcttatatataataaatataaatataaatataaatataaatataaatataaatataaatataaatgtctttATAATTGACCacatattgaaataataatattttggatataatggggttaacattttactattaaaattaaattcacctaggagcgcctgggtggctcaggtggttaagtgtccaacttcagctcaggtcaagatctcgtggttcgtgagctcgagccctgcatcaggctctgtgctgacagctcagagcctggagcgtgcttcggattctgtgtctccctctctctctctctgcccctctcccgtgcccactttatgtctctctcaaaaataaacagtaaaaaaaaattttttttttaatgaaattcacCTAATAAgtcagaagaaagacaaatactatatgatttcactcatctgtggaattaaaggaacaaaacaaatgagcaaagggggaaaaagacagagagagagagagagagagagagagagagagagagagacaaaccaagaaacagactcttaactacagagaactgatggtccCCAGAGGGGAAGCAGTGgggaatgggggaaataggtgatgggggttaaggagggcacttgtgatgagcacagggtgttgtatggaagtgatgaatcactatattgtacacctgaaactaatattacactgtatgttaactcactggaattaaaataaaaacttaaaaaaaaattaagctcacctgtttctttttcctaatgTGGATTCTAGAAAATATTCAAACACATGTATGGCTCACATTTGTGGCCTGCGTTGTATTGCTAATGGACAGTGCCAGCGTGAGGCCCAGGAAGGGGTTTTGGAGAAGAGTCCAACTCCTTGGCTCACCCTCCACTTCCTGCCTCCAAGCCTCCAAGCCTCCAAGCCTAGAGGGCCACTGTTTTAATTTCCCTAATAAACAGCAGATTTTCAAGGAGGGACTTACTGTTACCTGCCTCCTGTTTCCTCACCCCTCTACCTACAGAGGTCTGTCGTGACCCTAGAAAGTCTTTCGTCTGCTACCCCATACatccagagacagagaagtggTTCACAAGAGGAACATTCTAGCTATGACACCGTTCGTCCCCTGCAAATGAAGCTCACTGACTTACTTATCCATGATAAATAACTACTGCCCTCCCCCAAATTCCTTTCTTGGAGAGAAGTCTTCACAAATACATGAAGCTAATGAAGGGTCAGTGCTCTCCCACTCATTCTGAAGCTTTAGGGAAATCATTTAACTGTGCTGAACTTGCTTTcccttctgcaaaaaaaaaaaaaaaaaaaaaaagaaaagaaaaaaagaaagaaagaaagaaagaaaaaggaaacaaaagaaaagaaaaaaataaaaagaaactaaactaGCTGTAATGTATCTTCCAATTCCAACATTCTCTAAGCATTCAAGAAACAATAGTGTCTTTTAAAGCttttcacggggcgcctgggtggcgcagtcggttaagcgtccgacttcagccaggtcacgatctcgcggtctgtgagtttgagccccgcatcaggctctgggctgatggctcagagcctggagcctgtttccgattctgtgtctccctctctctctgcccctcccccgttcatgctctgtctctctgtcccaaaaataaataaacgttgaaaaaaaaaaattaaaaaaaaaataaataaagcttttcaCATTTATACTCTATGGAAGTGTAAGAAAACGTGAAATTATTCAAACCTTTTCATCATGAGATCTAAAGTTCAAAAATTACACAAAGGTGGCATTTCTATGCATGTGCCTTTCCTGGAATTTCAGCCTTTTcaattgcatttaaaataattattattacactcTGTCCCTGGCTCAGACTTCCCTTGCTGCCATAGTCAGCTGAGGCATGATTCTCTGATTTATGGATTCTTAAACACCAAACGGTTCCTGGCATAGAGTGAAATAAGGCTTGGAGTAACTAAGGAATCTACATCCCAACAGAGCATGATTTACATTGTGTTACACTTGAAAAATTTCTGGAGTCCAAAATACTCACTGGCATTCACGGCTTATTTTGACACACAAAAATGGCCATGCCAATCCACCACAGGCAGAATAAGTACACTCCACCAACCTTCCACTAAATATCAAAGATTTAGCTGATGCGTTCCATTCTTCCCCcatcttttttctcccttgagAGCAATAAAAACTATGCAAATTGGTTGGGGATGGCCCTCCTGGAAAGATCCCAGCTGGGTGGCCACGCTCATGCACATGCTAACTGTCCCATTACCGAGACTCGGCCCAAGCACAAGCTCTCGGTTCTTAGCCTGGTTCCCTTACAACTCAGTCTGACTccgagagaaagaggagaagagagcCCATCTCCCCCGTGGTAACTCACTGTTGCTTCCACACCTGCCAAGTGGACTGAGCTGCCGGGTTAGCGGAATCTGATCAGGGCACTACGATCCCGGCAGAAATCAGTCAGACTCCTCATAAAGCTGCATAGAGTGCCAATATCAAATCTGGGTCATACCGAGCCTCGACACTAGACCAACAGGACATCTGACGGCCCAATCTTTAGCGCCACCATGAAATCTATTACAGCTGAATttcaaacaagagaaagaaaatcaagtacATCAAGgatttcttcatatcttttggCTGTTCTTTGTAAATCATCTTCCTTCTCTGCAATTTTTTTATATAACTGATTTGTCTCTTCTTGATGACTTTCCAAAAGTTCGGCTTCCACTTCCTGGGCTTTACCTAAGATACAAAAAATGGGCacacaaacaagaaaacacattaaggaagaattaatatcTATCTCCCAATTTCAGTTCCCAATGAAATTTGCTAAAAACCAGTTGGTCACGTGTCCCCTCTCCCAGAGCAGAAAGGTCTTTAGGAGGCAACTAAGTAGCTAATGTTTCAGGTCCTTTCACCAGCTCCTCCTCTCCTAAAGGCGAGCCGCTGCCAGGCGGCTCACGTTCCCGTTAGAGAACTTTCTTGGGTAGGAATCactttttttctccagtttaaTTACTTCAGGCACTTAGCACAGCGTGAAAACAGTAAGTTTAAATTATAAATCGTCTCTGCTGATTCCGACTTGTTCTTTACTGACTCTAAAATAGGACTTACCAATGGTTTCTTTTATGGTCATTTCCAGCTCCTGTTCCTTCTGGGCCAGCTGCGTGTGGAACTCCCTCATCAGCTGTTTTAGCGTAGAACTGTGCTTCAGCTCGAGATCTTCCTGCTCCTGTCTGcgtaacaaaaatataaacagctAACAGCTGTCAAACACAAAACAAGCTGTAAAGAGTCACCTAATCTTCAGGATGGTGCACATAACAAGATCTCACTAGTATAAAAACAGGTTTAAGGgcgcacatgcgtgtgtgtgtgtgtgcacacacgcatgtCCAGAAACAGAAAACTCCTGGGAGGATACGTAAACTAGGATTATCTCTAGCCAATGCCCTGGGgatttaagaatttttcttttccacttaaaactTTCATcacacactggggcgcctgggtggcttagccgggtaagggtaagcgtccgacttcggctcaggtcatgatctcgcggttgatgggttagagccccgcctcgggctctgtgctgacagctcagagcctggagcctgactcagattccgtgtctccctctctctcttcccctccccggctcgcgctctgtctctctttctcaaaaataaataaacattaaaaatatcaaaaacaaaattttcgtCATACACATCTATGTTATATAATAATGcgaatactaaaaataaaatgagaagagtaTTTGCTGGGATATACACCTAATAAGCATAATCTTCCAGGCAAAAAATGGTTTTCCCCCTTTAAACGGACATGAAATAATACCGCCTCTTgccttaaattgtttttatttctcctcagCATTTAACTTACTCGATTTATGTTTCATAGTTTGCGTTCGTGAAATTTAAGTGTATTTGGCACGATAAGAGGGAGTGGGTTAAGGAGGACTGTCTTATAAACATTCATGCTGAAAAACTCACttgattttctcttccatttcttgttCATATTCTCTCTTCACGATATCCAGTTCTTGCTGATGCTCCTTCCGCAACGTTCGAAGATCTTTCTGCAACCTGACGATCTCCTTGCCCAgcttctccttctcctgctctgcccctgctAACTGAAATTCCAGGTCACTGTGCTGGGCCTCCATGTCAGCAGGCGACGTGGGTTGCACGACACACGACTCGGACTTTTCTGCAGCACTTCCTCCCCAAGCTTCTGTGGGTTtagcttctccctccctctgctgttGTAAAGCCTGCAATTTTTCAAGTTTTGAGGTCAAGTCTTCCATTTCCAGCCtatgcccttccctctctcttgctaAGCAGGAATCCAGCTCGGTTATCTTTTGCTCCAAGATCTGACAGGTCAGTTCCTTCTCCCGGAGAACCTTCTGGACGTCATCAACCACGTTTTCCCAGTGTTGCTTCGCCCCTATGTTATTTTTACCCCCGTCTTCCTCCACGTGCTGGGATGCTATCAAGGAACatctcttgcttttctcttcaaGTTCTTCTTGAAGACGACTTATCACAACCTGGTCCTCACGCTGCTTTGCGTCGGCGTGTTCTAGCTTGATTAGGAGCTCCCGGTAGCTGCACTGcatttcagaaagagaagaacccgtctcttctttttcctgctcTGGCCTCTGCAACAGCTCTTCTCTTTCCATTAGACTTCTTTGCAAAGCGCTGATCTTCTCTTCACGTCCCTCCTGCAGACAGCCTCGGAGATCTGCTTCTTCGTGCTCAGTCCAGGCTGCCGCGGTTTTTGCTGACCTGGGTACAACCGGTGCTTCTGACCGTGGTGAACCTTCCACCGATTTAAGTTTTGCTTCCAAGGCCTGaatttctcgctctctctcctgaAGCTTTGCGTTTAGCTCCCCCAGATGGCCTTCTGCATCTTTCTTATATTGCTGCTCTTTCTCCTCCATTTGAGACAACAACTGCTTCTTGATGGCAGCAATTTTTTGCTCGGCTTTTCTCTTCAGTTCTGCCAGTTTCGCGGCACCCTCCAGCTCAAGCCTGTCTTCCAGGGCCCTCAgctcctcttctctgcccttgACGCTTGCATTTGCGTGTTCCAATTCTTTCTCCTTGGTTTCAAGTGCGGATGTCATAGAAGACACTTGCCTTTCGAGGCGCAAGACTTTTTCTTCAGCTTCTTGAACCCTGCTGTCCTTTTCTTCTCCTAACTCTTGAATGTGCCGAAGCTCACGAAGCATCTCTTCCCGTTCGGCGTCCTTCTGCCGACTGTGTTTGTTAAGAGCTTCATTCAGGGACTCAGTTTCAGCTGTCTTCCGAGCCAGATGCTCCTCTAACTCCGCAACTCTCGCCTTCTGGGTTTCTAACTCGCTCTCTAAATTACGCTCCTCTTGCTCCAGCTTGCTCTTACCTTCCATTTCTCCCTTGGAACATCCAAACCTTCCGTTCGGCTGATCAAGGTCCGCCTTCGATAAGTTTACCTGCTCAGCCGCGTTGCTGGCTTCCTTCGCTTTTGACTCAAGCTGCGTCTGCAGTTCTTTGATAGTATTTTGATACTGTATGAATTTTGACTGTGCTCTCTTCTTCCACTCGGACAGTTTGCCGGACAAGTGATCTACCTGTGCGAGAGCAGAGGCTTTCTCCTTACTCAGAGTTTCAGCGTTCAAGGACAAGTTTTGCACCTGGTCCAGCAAGTCACGTTGCTGTTCATCGTATTGCTTCCTCAGTGACGCAACGGCCGCTTCTTTTTCCGTGGCGCTGATGCTGTTCTGAAGCTGAGTGTTCAGATCAATCAGCTGTTTGCTAAGACTGCCGATCTCAGATTTCTTTTCCCTGAGCTCTTCTCTCATCAGGGTGACAGCATTGATGTTTTCAGATAACTCTTTCTTCAACTGCGTGATACAAGACTCCTTCTCAGAGGCAGCCTGCTGCTGactgcctccttccttctgcaaGGCTTCTTTTTCCATCACAAGACCTTCAATGTCAGCCTTCATGCTCTtaatttgactttctttttcctctaattGATGGGTAGCTTGTTGAAAAGAACTATTTAGTGCATTCTGCTCTTCTGTTAGCTGTCTAAGCTGCGTTTCTAACTCAGAAGCCTTGCAAGTTTTAATCAGTAGTGCCTCCTTCACTTTTGTTGTGTGGTGTTGACAGTGGGAAATTCTAGAGAGAATGGCATTCATTTTACTGCTACTATGGTTGATCAGCTCATCTGTTTTAGCTTGTAACAAGGCTTCGGTTTTCCTAGAGTAAATATCCAGCTGAACTGCTACTTCCTGAGACAGCTTCTTGAATTCCAAGCTTTTGTCTTCTAGGCTTTTCTCACTTCTTTCATGCAAAGACTTCAGACTCTGGAATTCCTCATCCGTGGCTCTCAACTTGTCAGTCAACTCAGAAACCTTCCGCTTCTCCTTCTCTGCCAGTTTCTCCAGCTCAACTATACGCTCTTGAAGAGAAGTATTTTCCCTCAGAGAACGCGTCAAGTCAACCTCCAGCTTTTCAAGTTGCGCCCTTAGCTTAGCTTCATTTTGCGAGAGAGCATCCATGTGAGCAGACTTCCGGTGCAGCTGTTCCTGTAGTTCCTTTAATACCGCGTCCTGCCTAGCGCCTTCTTCCTTCAGCCACACCAGCTCCTTGCTCGCCTCTTCTTTTTCACACCCGGATCGGAGGACCCTTTGCCTCAGTTCTGCTACCTCTTGTTCTTTCTCCTGTAATTGGACTTCATGTTTTTCCTGAAGTTCTTCCGCTTGCTGGTTAAGTTTCTTTTCCCAGGCGGATACCACATCACTGAGTTCTCGTCTATGTACCTCGGTGAGACTTTCTATTTGCTCCTTTTGGTTTGCTTCCAGTCTCGACACTGCATCGCTGATTCCAGCGGAGTTTGCCTGTGCCATTTCCAAAATTTTGGCATtgaactgtttttctttctgactcaGCTCGAGAACGGTATTTTCAAGCTCTTTTTTAAGTTTGGCTTCCTGATCCAGCAATTTCTTCTTCAACGTTTCTTGCATCTCCTTTgctttctgcttaattttttccatcttcttttcttgatttttaaatttggtttcatATTCCTCATGTAAAATACTAATATCGTCCTCCTTGGCTGATAATTTCTGTTTGAGAGTTTCGATTTCTTGGCTCTGCCCttctctcatttgtaaaattacattttccttttctatcaaGATTTGCTTTGTCTGAGCCTGTTCCGTGTTAGTATCTCTAAGCTGGGCCTCATACAGTTGGGTTAAAGATTGCACTTTTTCCTCCATTTCACTTTTCTGCTTTTCAAGTTGCTGCGTTAAGTCCCGCACCTGGACTTTGTGAGCGTCTAACTCGGAGCAAACGTCATTCTTCTGCGCTTCAACTTCGGCTACCTGTTTAGCGAGGAGAGTTCTTTCCGTTTCCGAGGCCAACAACTCCTCCCGCAGCTGAGCCAAGCGCGCCTCGGACGCTGCAGCCTGCTCGTGCGTGGTACTCTGCTGTGACTGAAAAAGGGCCAGCTTAGCCGATGCCTGCTGGAGCTCCTCTTCGGACCTCTTAATATCTGCCTCCAAGTTCTCCACACGAGCCTGATGCTCGTTCAGATGCCTGTCCTTTTCCTTCAGAAGAAGCCCCAGCTgattaatttcatcttttaatgCCTTCTCGGTTCTCTGGATAGACCTCTCTTGTTCTTTAATGATGCTGTTGACTTGCTGCTCGTGATGACTTTTCTGCTCATCCAGCTTGGCCTCTAGTTCCTGCTTTATTCTATCTGCTTGATCCTTTAGTACAGAAAGCTCCTCTTCTAGCTTGTCACGGGCTTTTAATACTTCCGCCAGTTCAGAAGACAGTGATTCCAGTTCTGTCTGCTTCACATCAAGCTTTTCTAAAGTCTTTTCATTCATCTCTTCTATGTGGGCCTGGAAGAgactctctttgtctttcaacaatgtttctttctcttgttcatgCTTTTCTCTAACTTTTTCCATTTCGGCCTGATGCTGTTGCTTTAAGACTTGGAG encodes the following:
- the GOLGA4 gene encoding golgin subfamily A member 4 isoform X7, producing the protein MFRKLKQKIIEEQQLQEALASTQGKTYQPSGQACQVGLTFLKTAPSNSSTPTGTRSRASSFTEQLDEGTPNRESGDTQSFAQKLQLRVPSVESLFRSPLKESLFRSSSKESLVRTSSRESLNRFDLDFSAATFDPSSDMESEPEDSLPNLDSLNKEQLIQCLRKMERRLNSYKGKCSEFVIAYQTLQREKKKLQGILSQSQDKALRRIGELREELQMDQQAKKRLQEEFDASLEEKDQHISVLQTQVSLLKQRLRNGPMNVDLPKPCPQMEPQVEGATKENTDSDIEPVDGASAKTLQVLQQRVKRQENLLQRCKATIQSHKEQCALLTSEKEALQEQLDERLQELEKMKELHMAEKTKLITQLRDAKNLIEQLEQDKGMVIAETKRQMHETLEMKEEEIAQLRSRIKQMTTQGEELREQKEKSERAAFEELEKALSTAQKTEEARRKMKTEMDEQIKAIEKAREEERTILQNELSRAKQEVVDVMKKHSEQIAKLQKLHEKELARKEQELTKKFQTQERQFQEQMKIALEKSQSEYLKITQEKEQQESLALEELELQKKAILTESENKLRDLQQEAETYRTRILELESSLEKSLRESKNQSEDLAIHLEAETNKHNKEMTIMVEKHKTELESLRHQQDTLWTEKLQVLKQQHQAEMEKVREKHEQEKETLLKDKESLFQAHIEEMNEKTLEKLDVKQTELESLSSELAEVLKARDKLEEELSVLKDQADRIKQELEAKLDEQKSHHEQQVNSIIKEQERSIQRTEKALKDEINQLGLLLKEKDRHLNEHQARVENLEADIKRSEEELQQASAKLALFQSQQSTTHEQAAASEARLAQLREELLASETERTLLAKQVAEVEAQKNDVCSELDAHKVQVRDLTQQLEKQKSEMEEKVQSLTQLYEAQLRDTNTEQAQTKQILIEKENVILQMREGQSQEIETLKQKLSAKEDDISILHEEYETKFKNQEKKMEKIKQKAKEMQETLKKKLLDQEAKLKKELENTVLELSQKEKQFNAKILEMAQANSAGISDAVSRLEANQKEQIESLTEVHRRELSDVVSAWEKKLNQQAEELQEKHEVQLQEKEQEVAELRQRVLRSGCEKEEASKELVWLKEEGARQDAVLKELQEQLHRKSAHMDALSQNEAKLRAQLEKLEVDLTRSLRENTSLQERIVELEKLAEKEKRKVSELTDKLRATDEEFQSLKSLHERSEKSLEDKSLEFKKLSQEVAVQLDIYSRKTEALLQAKTDELINHSSSKMNAILSRISHCQHHTTKVKEALLIKTCKASELETQLRQLTEEQNALNSSFQQATHQLEEKESQIKSMKADIEGLVMEKEALQKEGGSQQQAASEKESCITQLKKELSENINAVTLMREELREKKSEIGSLSKQLIDLNTQLQNSISATEKEAAVASLRKQYDEQQRDLLDQVQNLSLNAETLSKEKASALAQVDHLSGKLSEWKKRAQSKFIQYQNTIKELQTQLESKAKEASNAAEQVNLSKADLDQPNGRFGCSKGEMEGKSKLEQEERNLESELETQKARVAELEEHLARKTAETESLNEALNKHSRQKDAEREEMLRELRHIQELGEEKDSRVQEAEEKVLRLERQVSSMTSALETKEKELEHANASVKGREEELRALEDRLELEGAAKLAELKRKAEQKIAAIKKQLLSQMEEKEQQYKKDAEGHLGELNAKLQEREREIQALEAKLKSVEGSPRSEAPVVPRSAKTAAAWTEHEEADLRGCLQEGREEKISALQRSLMEREELLQRPEQEKEETGSSLSEMQCSYRELLIKLEHADAKQREDQVVISRLQEELEEKSKRCSLIASQHVEEDGGKNNIGAKQHWENVVDDVQKVLREKELTCQILEQKITELDSCLAREREGHRLEMEDLTSKLEKLQALQQQREGEAKPTEAWGGSAAEKSESCVVQPTSPADMEAQHSDLEFQLAGAEQEKEKLGKEIVRLQKDLRTLRKEHQQELDIVKREYEQEMEEKIKQEQEDLELKHSSTLKQLMREFHTQLAQKEQELEMTIKETIGKAQEVEAELLESHQEETNQLYKKIAEKEDDLQRTAKRYEEILDAREEEMTAKVMDLQTQLEELQNKYQQRLHQEENPSNDKVTIMELQTQLAQKTTLISDSKLKEQEFREQIHNLEDRLKKYEKNVYATTVGTPYKGGNLYHTDVSLFGEPTEFEYLRKVLFEYMMGRETKTMAKVITTVLKFPDDQTQKILEREDARLMYSSPRSGIF